GCTGCTGCTGTGGCTGCGCGGCCTGGGCGAGGAGGACCGGGCGACCACCCGGCTCACAGGGGGGCAGGTCCTCGTGCAGCGGCTGCCCGACGCGGAGGTGAACGATGTCCCCGCCCGGGCCTACTTCCTGCGCCCCGGCGGCGCCTACGTGTATGTCGAACGCGACTCCCCCCACCGCCTCCTGCGCCTGATCCAGCCCACCGACTTCGGCCCGGTCGAGGCGCTGCTGCAACCCGCCCGCAAGGGGCAACCGGAGCGGCGCCGTCGCCGGGCGTCTTGAGCCGTCAGCGATCAGCAGACCTGCCCTCGCTTCCGCCCTTCTTTCCCCTGATAGCTGATCGCTGAAAGCTGACAGCTTCCCCGGAGCCCCCATGCAAGTCCTGCAAGGTGACGCCGCCCGCGCGGCCCTGACCCGAAGTTTTTCCGACCTGCCCGTGCCCGAGAGCGTCCTCGACCGCAACGAGCAGCTCTACGGCGAACGCCTCTCCCCCACCCAGGTCGCCCAGCGCATCCTCGCCGACGTCCGGGAACGCGGTGACGACGCCCTGCGCGACTGGACCGAGAAGGTGGACGGCTTCCGCCCCGACGCGCTGGAGGTGACCCGCGAGGAGATCGGGGCGGCGACGGTCGAGCCCGACCTCCACGACGCCATCCGGCTCGCGGTAGAACGCGTCCGGTCCTTTTACGAAGGGCAGCCCGCCCACGGCTTCCTGGAACATGGACCGGACGGGGCGCTGGGCCAGCTCGTGCGCCCGCTCGGGCGGGTGGGGGTGTACGTGCCGGGCGGCCTCGCGCCCCTGGTCAGCTCCCTGATCCACACGGCGGTCCCGGCGCGGGTGGCGGGCGTTCCCGAGATCGTGGTGACCACGCCCCCCGCGCGGGACGGCACGGTCCACCCCGCCATCCTCGTCGCGGCGCGGGAGGTCGGGGTGAGCCGCGTCTTCCGGGTCGGCGGCGCGCAGGGGATCGCCGCGCTGGCCTACGGCACCGCCAGCGTCCCCGCCGTGGACAAGATCGCCGGGCCGGGCAACCTCTTCGTGGTGATCGCCAAGCGGCTGGTGTACGGGCAGACCGGCATCGAGAGCCTCCCCGGCCCGACCGAGACGCTGGTGGTCGCCGACGACAGCGCCGACCCCCGCTATGTGGCCGCCGACCTCCTCGCGCAGGCCGAGCACCTGGGGGCCGAGCCCGTCCTCGTCTCCACCAGCCGAGACCTCCTCGTGGAGGTGCAAAACCAACTGAACGGCCAGCTCGAAGCCCTGCCCGAACCCAACCGCACCTGGGCACGCGACAGTGTGCTGAGCCGCATGAAGATCGTTCTCGCCGCCGACCTCGACGAGGCGCTCGACCTCGCCAACCTGTACGCGCCGGAGCATCTGTGCCTGCTCACCCGCGATCCGTGGAGCCTGCTCGGGCGGGTGCGGCGGGCGGGCGGCGTCTTCCTCGGCGAGGCGAGCATGGAGGCGCTGGGCGATTACGTCGCCGGGCCCAGCCACGTCATGCCCACCGGGGGCACGGCCCGCTTCATGAGCCCCGTCAACGTCCGCGACTTCCAGACCATCATCAGCGTCGTCGGCGTCAACGAATCCACCCTGCGCCGCATCGGCCCCGCCGCCGCCGTCCTCGCCCGCGCCGAGGGGCTGGAGGCCCACGCCCGCGCCATCGAGAGCCGCCTGACCCCGGAGGTGCCCGACGCGCACCCGGAGGCCACCCTGGCGGTGCTGGAGGAAGAGGTGGAGTCGGGACGGGGGGTGAGGGAGACGGACCGGCTGGGGCCGCTGTAGAGAGGAGGGAATGGGAGAAGTTGGGCGGGGAGGGGCAAAAAAGGTGGTGAGCGGTGAAGGGGAGTGGAGGTGGTCACACGCCCCCTCACCCCGGCCCTCTGCTCCGCAGCTCTCCGAGTCACCCGCAGGGGGAGAGGGAGAAAAGACGCTGGAGCTTTCGTTCTGTCCAAAACGTCTATCCGGACGCCCCATGAGTGCTCATGACTGAACGCTCCTGGCCCACGGCCACGTCGGCTCGCACAGCGAGACGGTGGGCACGCAGATGGGACGCGACAAGATCAAACATTGCGTGCGGAAAGACCCGTCCACCCGCGCCGCCCGTGTGCCCTTGCTCAGCGCAGCGCCGCTCCCCCTGCCCCCTTTGGGGGTAGGGGGCTGGGGGGTGGGGGTAAACCATGGCAAGTTGCCCCGCCCCCCAACACCAACCCCGCCTTCCACCCTTGAAGGCCGGGCCTACCCCTTCACCCTTTCGCCGCGGGAGGACGAGCGTCCCCGTCCGTCAACTCGATCAGCCACGCCATCAGTTGGATGAAGGCCAGCCCCAGCGCGGGCACCCCCGCCACCATCATGATCCACCCGCTGATCTGCTGGTTTTCCAGCGGCGTCAGGTTCCACAGACACAGCGCCCCGACGTAAGGCGTGTACAGCACCTGCCGCGAGTACAGCCACACCGCCGCCACCGCCATCATCGGCAGCGCGGCGAGCAGCCCGAACCATCCCCGAGAGCCGATCCCCGCAGGCTGCACGCTCGGCAGCGGCCGCAGCACGACCCCCCACACGAGCAGGCTGCTCAGCAGGTAGAGGCTGGGCAGCAGCGCCCCGGCGGTATTCGTGACGACGCTGGCATTGAACCCCGCCGGAATATTCCAGAAGATGATGACGGCGGACCACACCGCGAGCGCCACCCACGGGTCGAGCAGCACGCCGAGCATCCGCCCAAGGGGACGGCGGGGGTCGATCTGGACACCGCGCGGCAGGCCCAGGATCAGCAGCGGCGGCACGACCTCCGCGAGGACCATCAGCCGCCCCATGTACAGCGCCATGCTGTTCAGCGTGAGGTTCGTCGCGGCGGACTGGGTGGCGAGGATCAGGAGAGCCACGCCGAGGCCGAACAGCACGGCCTTCCAGGCGGGCCAGCGGGCGCGGCCCTCGGGGGTGCGCCGGGACTGGGCGAAGCGCCACCCGTACCACCCCGCCGCCGCGAGGACCGGCAGCCACACCAGGGGATCGAACCGCAGGGCGAGCAGGCTGCCCAGGCCGGGGCTCAGATCGGTGGGAATGCTCACGAGGCGGGGTTCTCCATGACGTACTCGATGTCACGCACCACCCGGTCCACCTGCGGAAGCTGGGTGTAGTCCCACAGCACACGCAGCTTGCCCGAGGCGTCGATCAGGTACGTGCCCGTCGTGTGGTTGATCTGGTAGTCCTGCGGGCCCTTCACGTCGGCCTGCTGGTAGGCGACCCCGTAGGCGCGGGCGACCCCGGACAGGGCGGGCTCGGGCACCCGCACGCCCGTCGCCTTGCCGAAGAACTCGACGTATTCCTTGAGGCGGGCGGGCGTGTCGCGCGCCGGATCGACGCTGACGAGCACGATGTCGAAGCGCTCACGCTCGGCGGCGGGCAGGGCCTGACGCGCCTTGTCGAGGTAGGCGAGGCTGAGGGGGCAGATGTTCGGGCAGTGGGTGAAGCCGAAAAAGAGGGCGGTGGTGCGCCCGCTCCCGCCCGGCCGGAAGGTCCAGGCCCGGCCGTTCTGGTCGGTGCCGGAGAAATCCTGAGCGGCGGTCGGGCTGCCCACGGCGGTGCCGTAGAAGGGGAAGGGGCTCCTGAGCCGGGCATACCCCCAGGCCGCCCCCAGCACCAGCGCGACGGCGCACACGGCGAGGAGGGCCGACACGTACCAGGGCCGCGCGGCGGGCGGGGAGCCGGTGGAGGGCAGGGAGGTCTCGGTCATGTCAGGGTTTGCGGACCACGGCGTCCACGTTCAGGCTGCGCCCCGGCCCCGCGCCGAGGGTCAGGCGCACGGTCTCGCCGACCTTGAGGGGCCGGGTCAGGTCCATCAGCATGAGGTGGTCGCCGGTCGGGGAGAGCGTCAGGGTGCCGCGTGCGGGAACGGTCAGGGTCTTCACGGCGGTCATGCCCGTGCGGCCCCGGGCGTCCCGCTGCGTCTTCATCAGCATGGTGTGTCCAGCAAGGGGGCTGCGGGCGCCCGTCAGGGTGACGGGGGTATTCCCCGCGTTGCGCAGGGTCATGAACACGCTCGTCTCGGTGGCGCCGGGGGGCACGGCGACCACGGTCGCTTCCTGCGCCGTCAGGGGCAGGGCAGCAGCCTGGGCCGGGGCGCCCGGCCGGGTCTGCCCGGTCAGGTGGTGCCCGGCCTGCTGTCCGGCGGCGGGAATCACGACGGCGGCGAGCGCGAGGGCCACGAAGAGGGGGGTGGGGGTGGACATGGGAAAGGGGGAGCCTCCTTGAGAGCGGTCCGGGCTCGGTGCCCCCAGTCTAGGCGCGGGGCGGGGCCGCTTTGTCCCCCGCCCGCCCTCTCTGTTGTGGCCTATTCCATTGTGGAACAGGTTCCACGCGCGGCCTTCTTCGGGGTATGGTGGGGGCACGGTGATGCGCAAGCCCACGATTCAGGATGTCGCCAAGCGGGCGGGCGTGGGGGTCGGCACCGTTTCGCGGGTGCTCAACAGCCACGCCGCCGTCAAGGGCGCGACCCGCGAGACGGTCCTGCGGGCCATTCATGACCTCGACTACACGCCCAACCCGCACGCCCGGCGCATCGCGGGCGGCAAGAGCTACACCATCAGCGTCTTGCTGCCCGTCGTGACGACCGAATTCTACGTCCGGCTGCTCGACGGGCTGGAGACGGCCTTTCAGGAGGCCCGCTACGACGTGGCGATCTTCCCGCTGCTCGACCGCTCGCGGCTGGAGCGGTACCTGGGCTCGCACACCCTCGCCTATCAGGCCGACGGACTGGTGATGGCGACCTACAACCTCTCGGGGCTCTTTCAGGAACGGCGGCTGCGCCCCCAGCAGCCCACGGTGCTCGTGGACGCCCACGCCGAGGGGGTGGACTGCGCTTACCTCGACAACGTGACGGGCGGGCGGATGGCGGGCGAGTACGCCGCCACCCTGCCGGGCGAGCTGTACGCGGTCTGGGTCGAGACCGAACTCGACCAGCTCTTCACCACCCGCGTCTTCGAGGAACGCCGCGCCGGGTTTCACGAGGCGCTCACGGCGGCGGGGCGCCG
This genomic interval from Deinococcus aestuarii contains the following:
- a CDS encoding substrate-binding domain-containing protein — encoded protein: MRKPTIQDVAKRAGVGVGTVSRVLNSHAAVKGATRETVLRAIHDLDYTPNPHARRIAGGKSYTISVLLPVVTTEFYVRLLDGLETAFQEARYDVAIFPLLDRSRLERYLGSHTLAYQADGLVMATYNLSGLFQERRLRPQQPTVLVDAHAEGVDCAYLDNVTGGRMAGEYAATLPGELYAVWVETELDQLFTTRVFEERRAGFHEALTAAGRRAAGEFTSSFDPLAARNVACALLDGAEFPCTVFASADLLAGALLDEAQVRGLGVGRDLRVIGFDDQPWAAARGLTTLHQPVEGMGYEAAQLLLGRLGGFRGPPRARRFEPRLIVRETA
- the hisD gene encoding histidinol dehydrogenase yields the protein MQVLQGDAARAALTRSFSDLPVPESVLDRNEQLYGERLSPTQVAQRILADVRERGDDALRDWTEKVDGFRPDALEVTREEIGAATVEPDLHDAIRLAVERVRSFYEGQPAHGFLEHGPDGALGQLVRPLGRVGVYVPGGLAPLVSSLIHTAVPARVAGVPEIVVTTPPARDGTVHPAILVAAREVGVSRVFRVGGAQGIAALAYGTASVPAVDKIAGPGNLFVVIAKRLVYGQTGIESLPGPTETLVVADDSADPRYVAADLLAQAEHLGAEPVLVSTSRDLLVEVQNQLNGQLEALPEPNRTWARDSVLSRMKIVLAADLDEALDLANLYAPEHLCLLTRDPWSLLGRVRRAGGVFLGEASMEALGDYVAGPSHVMPTGGTARFMSPVNVRDFQTIISVVGVNESTLRRIGPAAAVLARAEGLEAHARAIESRLTPEVPDAHPEATLAVLEEEVESGRGVRETDRLGPL
- a CDS encoding SCO family protein — encoded protein: MTETSLPSTGSPPAARPWYVSALLAVCAVALVLGAAWGYARLRSPFPFYGTAVGSPTAAQDFSGTDQNGRAWTFRPGGSGRTTALFFGFTHCPNICPLSLAYLDKARQALPAAERERFDIVLVSVDPARDTPARLKEYVEFFGKATGVRVPEPALSGVARAYGVAYQQADVKGPQDYQINHTTGTYLIDASGKLRVLWDYTQLPQVDRVVRDIEYVMENPAS
- a CDS encoding copper chaperone PCu(A)C, with the translated sequence MSTPTPLFVALALAAVVIPAAGQQAGHHLTGQTRPGAPAQAAALPLTAQEATVVAVPPGATETSVFMTLRNAGNTPVTLTGARSPLAGHTMLMKTQRDARGRTGMTAVKTLTVPARGTLTLSPTGDHLMLMDLTRPLKVGETVRLTLGAGPGRSLNVDAVVRKP
- a CDS encoding cytochrome c oxidase assembly protein, with translation MSIPTDLSPGLGSLLALRFDPLVWLPVLAAAGWYGWRFAQSRRTPEGRARWPAWKAVLFGLGVALLILATQSAATNLTLNSMALYMGRLMVLAEVVPPLLILGLPRGVQIDPRRPLGRMLGVLLDPWVALAVWSAVIIFWNIPAGFNASVVTNTAGALLPSLYLLSSLLVWGVVLRPLPSVQPAGIGSRGWFGLLAALPMMAVAAVWLYSRQVLYTPYVGALCLWNLTPLENQQISGWIMMVAGVPALGLAFIQLMAWLIELTDGDARPPAAKG